The following coding sequences lie in one Lepeophtheirus salmonis chromosome 11, UVic_Lsal_1.4, whole genome shotgun sequence genomic window:
- the LOC121126258 gene encoding uncharacterized protein, producing MSLLCEFETTYDIVPAFSPGEESHERSILLEKKFRNHPYIRKSPKYTSGDVNPGSRGSSNQPVIVVKPSHRISWNEDRQREFNALLTDGGSEESLRDFLISHSENIDIDVYDPEGKTPFHSAVLSGSLPIVKLLLSYGANERVTTRDGFSPLHLASFNGHSDILNYLLSYPAHSNRCSSSTSSSSSTSSSS from the coding sequence ATGTCACTACTCTGCGAATTCGAAACCACCTATGACATCGTCCCCGCCTTCTCCCCTGGAGAAGAATCCCACGAACGCTCCATTCTACTAGAAAAAAAGTTCCGAAACCACCCCTACATCCGAAAATCCCCCAAATACACCTCTGGTGACGTGAATCCCGGTAGCCGCGGCTCCTCCAACCAACCTGTCATAGTCGTCAAGCCCTCACATCGCATCTCATGGAACGAGGATCGGCAACGTGAGTTCAACGCTCTCCTTACGGATGGAGGCTCTGAAGAGTCTCTTCGGGATTTTCTCATTAGTCATTCTGAGAACATAGACATTGATGTGTATGATCCGGAGGGGAAAACCCCCTTTCACTCTGCTGTTCTTTCCGGCTCCCTTCCTATCGTCAAATTATTACTTTCCTATGGTGCAAACGAACGGGTCACGACCCGCGATGGATTCTCTCCGCTTCATTTAGCTTCGTTTAATGGACATTCCGATATTCTCAATTATCTCCTATCCTATCCAGCACACTCTAATCGATGTTCCTCTTCGACGTCTTCCAGCTCTTCAACCTCTTCCTCTTCATaa